TTAGAAAAAAGATTTCTTTCATGTAATCAGAGAGCCGGGCCATCGAAACGGCTCTCTGACAAATATAACGAATAATTCTAAACCGGGTACTGCCACTCGCCACGATAAGCACGGCTGAGTAATTTGTTGGCTTCGGGGTCGTTGGGTATCTGGCTGCCATCCCATTCAACGCTTCGGCCAAGTTTTAACGATAGCATTCCCAGCAGGGCCATATTCGTAGAGCGATGACCAATCTCGATGTCGCAAACGGGGAGTTTGTTGGACTTGATGCATTGCAGGAAGTTAGCCCAGAGCAAAGCGATGTTCTGGTCATCAGGTTTATCCAGTTGAGCGTCCTGATGGATAATCGGCTTTTTCGAATCGGCCGGATAGAAAGTCCAGCCATCGAGCCAGCCCATATGAAAAGTACCTTCCGTTCCGTAGAAATAGACGCCTACCGCCTGTTGAGGATGCGTTTTCTCCGCATTATTACCGGCAAAAGTCCGGTGTTCCCAAACAGCCGTGAAATTTTCAAATTCAAACGTAGCTACCTGATGGTCAGGCGCATCGCTATTGTCCTGTTTGATGGCTCGTCCGCCGGTAGAGTATACCTTACGCGGATGTTTTTCTTCAGTTATCCACAGAATCTGATCCATCCAGTGGATACCCCAGTCGCCGAGGGTTCCATTCGCATAATTCAAAAAATTACGCCAGCTTCTGGGGTGCATGGCTTTATTGTAGGCATGAAGCGGGGCAGGGCCGCACCACATATTCCAGTCAATTTCTGGCGGAGTTTCGCTATCGGGCGTAGGTTGTCCGGCCCCCCCTGCATAATGCACAAAGGCCCGTGCCATTCCAATTTTGCCTGCTTTCCCTGATCTCAGAAACTCCATACCCGATACATTATGGGGCGATACACGGCGGTGCATCCCAACCTGACAGATTCGTCCCGTTTGCCGGGCCGCTTTTACCATCGCTTTGCCTTCGTTAATGGTATGGCTGATAGGTTTTTCAACATATACATGCGCTCCTGCCTGCATGGCGGCAATAGCAGCCAGTGGATGCCAGTGGTCGGGCGTGGCTACAATCACTATCTGGGGTTTTTCGGCGGCCAGCATTTCCCGGTAATCACGGTACAGCTTTGGTTTATCGGTGGTGAGTTTGTTCAGCTCTTCGCTTGTTTTCTGAAGCTGGCGGCTATCCACGTCACACAAAGCTACTATTTTCGATTCGCCCGCCTGTACGGCACAACGCAGAATATTGTTCCCCCACCATCCGGCACCAATTAGGGCCGTACGGTATTTCTGGGCAGGCTGGCGTGTAATAAATGCCCGTACCTGGGTAGGGTCGGTAATGAGGGTAGCACCGGCAAGAGCAGACGTTTTCAGGAAATCGGAGCGGTTCATCGGAAACGAGGTTTCAGTTAGGTCAGAATCAGCCTATCAGGCAGGCCTTCCATTTGTCAAAGCTGAACCTCCTGGTTTTTTACCGTCGATTTTATAAACCTGATAGCACCGGTCGGCCTCCCAGCGCTTCCAGGAGAAGAAAAGTGACGGCTCCGATATATAAAACGGTAAACAGGAAAACCTGAGCTGGGCGTCGGGCGATGTAGTAGCCAAACAAGGGAATCAATTGAAGCGCATGCATTCCGAAAAAATGAGCGATGCGTAAATCACCAAATTGGGTAGACCAGTTGGTGATAGGCCATCCCGCACCCCCATCGGGTCCACCTACTGTGTGGCTGAGCCGGGTAGCCATGATAAATCCTTCAAATGCAAACACGACAAACAGTAAAATACCTAACCGAATGGCCCACAAATAGCTTGCCGCCAGCGGATTGTTGTGAATACGGAAAAAGAGATAACCAATATAAGCCGTCCAGCCGGTTAGCACCGTAATCGCTATGCCCATTAGGCTGAATAGCATGCCGTCAACAGGTGAACTGACGTTGAAGTGCGACAGCTTTCCCAAGGTTGCCTGTGCTGTTATAATTATGAGTTCGATGGTCATTGCTACGACCACTACCCAACTATAAATCGCCACGTTACGAGTCGGGGGCAGGTAACCCGTATACCAGGCCATCGTCCAGCAGAACAGTGTGATCGACACGAAGAACTTCATGGGCTTAATAAATGCATTGATTCCCAGCACCTGCACATGGGTAGTGAGCGCGAGTATGGCACAAATGAATGTACCGATCAGGCATAGCCAGCCGAAGGAATAGAGCAGGTTATTTCGCTTTTTAAGAATTTCCAGAAAATAGCTCATATGCAGGTCGGTTCAATTGGTCGTACTGGCCCTCATTAACTGAACGATACAAACGCTGACAAGTTTTTGTCCATTCCTTAAAATGCGATTAGATTGACAGTCGGCGCGTTCGAATCAACCGAATGATCCAGTATAGGAGTAACCCCACCGGGCCGAGCATAAAACAGAACATCAATGGAAGTATAATGAGCCAGTGTGGGATGTTTTTCTCCTGCGCATCCCGCACGATAACACTGCCAGCGACCAAATCGAAAGCAAGGTAGTGCACCCAGGCGGCCAGTATAACTCCATTGCTTCCGGTAGCAAATAGCCGTTTGATACCCGCCAGTGACCCGAAGGCACCAAAATCAATAATGCCATCGCCAAACAGATAAACGAGGTAAATAACAGCAATAAATACCGGAATTAGGTAGCTGTTCATCAGCCAGCGCGTTACCAGCCAGCGTGGGGCAAAGGCCATCAGCAACCACTGAGGCAGCACAAGCGTACTCGCGATCTGAAAAGCGGTTTCGGGCGACATGAGTAGTTAACCGATTACAGTTTACAGAGGCTGAAGCGCCCTATATCGGCTACATCAGCCACTGTAAACCCAAAACTTATTGAGTGACTTTTGCCTGGCCTAGTACTCGCAGGAGATTGCCACCCCAGATTTTGGCGATGTCGGCTTCTGAGTAGTTCCGCCGAACCAGTTCGGCGGTCAGGTTCTCGATCTGGCTCACATCTTCCAGTCCATTTACGCCACCACCGCCATCGAAATCGGAACCAATACCGACATGGTCAATACCGACCAGTTTGACAATATGATCGATATGATCGACAATGTCGGATAGGCTGGCTCGCTCCGACGCATACACTTTGGATACCGAATCGCTCATGGCCTGAATGCGGGCTTCCATTTCTGGTGTTGATACTTTACCAACCCGCGACATCCGTATTTTGGTTTTAGCGGCCCGGTGGGCATCCGACGGTTTTTTTAGGTAATCGCTCACAAAATTCACCTGTACTACCCCTCCTTTGGCCGCCAGTGCCTTAATCATATCATCGGTCATATTACGCGGAAAATCGCAAATGGCCCGACAGTTCGAGTGAGAAGCAATCATCGGTGCTTTCGACAAAGCCAGTGCATCGTAAAACGTGCTATCGGCTACGTGTGATACATCGATCAGGATACCCAGCCGGTTCATTTCAGCTACGACTTTTTTGCCAAAATCGCTTAATCCGCCATACATCGGCCCGTCAGGGTCAGTCGATGAATCGCCGATCAGGTTGTTGGCAAAGTGTGTAAGGGTGATGTAGCGAGCGCCCAGGTCATAATACTTCTGGAGCATCGACAGGTCATCGCCGACGGGATAGCCATTTTCCATACCGATAAATACCGCCCGTTTGCCCGCTTTCTGAATTCGATAGGCATCAGCCGGAGAGGTGGCTAATTCGGCCAGATTGGGGTATTTTTTCAGAGCCTGATGAATCAGGTCGAACTGGTTCAGCGCATCGCGTTTGGCATCGGCATGGCCTTCGGATGTGCGTGGCCCCTGCGAAGTATATACGGCAAAAAACATGGCATCCATTCCACCCTGTTTCATACGTGGGAAATCGATCTGCGACTGATCCCGTTTGGTATCGTGCGTCTGGCCGACGTCGAAGCCGTCTTTTTTCATCATGATCGGTGCATCGGCATGCGTATCGAGCGTCAGCACGCGCTGATGAATCTTATGAACTTTTTTCGCCACCGGATCATCGCCACCTGACGGACGGGGGCCAGCGAAACTCAGGACGAGTAGCGTATATAAAGTAATTGGAAGCATAATCAGTCAAGTTGTATAGAGACGAAGAGGATTGTTTCGAAACTACGCATTGCCCCCCGAAATGACAAACTTTCGACGGAAAGCTCCTGTTATGGCACTACCTTTGTGGTAATACTAATTTTGAATGAGTGAATGACAGAATGATTGAATAACTAGCCTATACACTTATTCAATCATTCTGTCATTCACTCATTCACTCATTAAAAGATGGCTGTTGTTCCTTATAAAGATAAAGATACGTCGAAGCGCGAACAGGTTGCAGAGATGTTCGATAGCATTTCGCCCAAGTACGATTTACTAAATCACGTACTGAGCGGAGGGATTGATATTCTTTGGCGTAAACGGGCGATTCGTGAATTAAAGCCGTACGCTCCCAAAACGATTCTGGACATTGCCACCGGTACCGGCGATTTTGCCCTCGAAGCCCTGGCATTGAAGCCCAAAAAAATTATCGGTGTCGATATTTCGGAGGGCATGCTCTCGATCGGGCGCGAAAAAATGAAGAAACGCGGTGTCGATTCTGTTATTGACCTGCGCACGGGCGATTCAGAACGTTTACCGTTTGCAGACAATGAATTCGATGCTGTCATCGTTTCGTTTGGTGTACGCAATTTCGAGAATCTGCTCAAAGGCTTAACCGACATGCACCGTGTAACACGTCCGGGTGGCGTTTGTGTGGTACTGGAATTTTCGAATCCACGTCAGTTTCCGTTTAAACAACTTTATTCGTTTTACTCCCGAACTATTCTGCCGCTCATCGGGCGCGTGGTAAGCAAAGACGCATCGGCCTATACCTACCTGCCCGAATCCGTGCAGGCTTTTCCCGATGGTCCCGACTTTCTGCGGATTTATGAAGCAGCCGGATTTACAACTACTAAATGGATACCGCTTACTTTTGGCGTTGCCTCAATTTACATAGGTCACAAGCAGGCTTAGCCTCTATGAATAGGATAGGTCGGACGGTGCGATCACTGAGCGTAACTGTTGTACTTGGCTTACTACTGACGGTTCACAGCCAGGCCCAGACATCGTACAAATACGTTCGTAAACACCTCGAACGTTACGACGAAAAGGAAATCCATTACGGGTTTTTCTTTGCCGCTCCGGTTACACGGTTCAGCGTAACCTACAGCCCTGAGTTTATGACAGCCGATTCAGCCTACCGGATTCACTCACCCAATAAACCCGCTTTTCGAGTCGGTGGGGTCATCAATCTCTTTCTGGATGATCGGTTTGATCTCCGCTTTACGCCGTCGGTATCTTTGTTCAGCCGGGAGGTACACTACGATTATCCGGGTGGCACTTCCAAAACTGAAACCCGCGAGTCGACCTGGGTCGATTTTCCACTGTTACTCAAATACAAATCTGAACGGCGCAACAATACACGCATGTATCTGTTGGCTGGTGGAACGTTTAGTATTGAAAGTAATGTGCGTCGAAAAGAGCTTCAGGGGGCTAGTCGGCTGAGTACCGGAACGATGGATTTTGCGATTGAATACGGTATTGGTCTGGAGCAGTTTTTTGAATACTTCAAGCTGGCACCTGAACTACGCTTTTCGCATGGCCTCGTCAATCTGTTTAATCCAACCAATAATGCGGCTGGCGTTGGTATCAGTAAATTGACTACTCATTCGGTTACCTTATACCTTAACTTCGAATAGCTTTGTTAGCCTATAAAAAGCGGATCATCGGTGTATATCGTGATCCGCTTTTTTGTTGCCTGATTATCAGCGAGCCGTTGGTTTTATTTTGCCAAAAATAAAGATTACCTATAAATTATTTTACAATATCGCTTTTATGTAGAATATTATTCGAAATTATTTGTCAATACAGTTAATTTAGCAGATGAGGTATTATATTGACTCTTAAAGGTCTACGCACGCATCATGACTAAACTACGCTTGCTTTACCAGGTCTGCTTGTTGGTACTTGTCTGGGCATTGTTCGAAACCACGTTTGTAAAGGCTGAATTGGTAGCCGATTCGATCCGGGTTACGGTTACAGAAGGAACCAATATGGCTGCCGATCTGTCGCCCGACAAGAAAACAATCGTTATCGATTTACAGGGTACACTCTGGTTACTACCGGCTACAGGTGGTATCGCCAAACCCATTACCGACGCACTTGGCGACTGTCGGCAACCGAGTTGGTCGCCGGATGGGAGTCAGATTGCTTTTCATGCCTTTTGGGATGGCCGCTATCATATCTGGACGGTGTCGAAGACTGGCGGAAACCCTCGTCAACTAACCAGCGGATTATCCGACGACCGCGAGCCACATTGGTCGCCCGATGGCAAAGCAATT
This window of the Spirosoma aerolatum genome carries:
- a CDS encoding Gfo/Idh/MocA family protein, whose protein sequence is MNRSDFLKTSALAGATLITDPTQVRAFITRQPAQKYRTALIGAGWWGNNILRCAVQAGESKIVALCDVDSRQLQKTSEELNKLTTDKPKLYRDYREMLAAEKPQIVIVATPDHWHPLAAIAAMQAGAHVYVEKPISHTINEGKAMVKAARQTGRICQVGMHRRVSPHNVSGMEFLRSGKAGKIGMARAFVHYAGGAGQPTPDSETPPEIDWNMWCGPAPLHAYNKAMHPRSWRNFLNYANGTLGDWGIHWMDQILWITEEKHPRKVYSTGGRAIKQDNSDAPDHQVATFEFENFTAVWEHRTFAGNNAEKTHPQQAVGVYFYGTEGTFHMGWLDGWTFYPADSKKPIIHQDAQLDKPDDQNIALLWANFLQCIKSNKLPVCDIEIGHRSTNMALLGMLSLKLGRSVEWDGSQIPNDPEANKLLSRAYRGEWQYPV
- a CDS encoding ABA4-like family protein translates to MSPETAFQIASTLVLPQWLLMAFAPRWLVTRWLMNSYLIPVFIAVIYLVYLFGDGIIDFGAFGSLAGIKRLFATGSNGVILAAWVHYLAFDLVAGSVIVRDAQEKNIPHWLIILPLMFCFMLGPVGLLLYWIIRLIRTRRLSI
- a CDS encoding dipeptidase; this encodes MLPITLYTLLVLSFAGPRPSGGDDPVAKKVHKIHQRVLTLDTHADAPIMMKKDGFDVGQTHDTKRDQSQIDFPRMKQGGMDAMFFAVYTSQGPRTSEGHADAKRDALNQFDLIHQALKKYPNLAELATSPADAYRIQKAGKRAVFIGMENGYPVGDDLSMLQKYYDLGARYITLTHFANNLIGDSSTDPDGPMYGGLSDFGKKVVAEMNRLGILIDVSHVADSTFYDALALSKAPMIASHSNCRAICDFPRNMTDDMIKALAAKGGVVQVNFVSDYLKKPSDAHRAAKTKIRMSRVGKVSTPEMEARIQAMSDSVSKVYASERASLSDIVDHIDHIVKLVGIDHVGIGSDFDGGGGVNGLEDVSQIENLTAELVRRNYSEADIAKIWGGNLLRVLGQAKVTQ
- the ubiE gene encoding bifunctional demethylmenaquinone methyltransferase/2-methoxy-6-polyprenyl-1,4-benzoquinol methylase UbiE; translation: MAVVPYKDKDTSKREQVAEMFDSISPKYDLLNHVLSGGIDILWRKRAIRELKPYAPKTILDIATGTGDFALEALALKPKKIIGVDISEGMLSIGREKMKKRGVDSVIDLRTGDSERLPFADNEFDAVIVSFGVRNFENLLKGLTDMHRVTRPGGVCVVLEFSNPRQFPFKQLYSFYSRTILPLIGRVVSKDASAYTYLPESVQAFPDGPDFLRIYEAAGFTTTKWIPLTFGVASIYIGHKQA
- the porT gene encoding type IX secretion/gliding motility protein PorT/SprT, giving the protein MNRIGRTVRSLSVTVVLGLLLTVHSQAQTSYKYVRKHLERYDEKEIHYGFFFAAPVTRFSVTYSPEFMTADSAYRIHSPNKPAFRVGGVINLFLDDRFDLRFTPSVSLFSREVHYDYPGGTSKTETRESTWVDFPLLLKYKSERRNNTRMYLLAGGTFSIESNVRRKELQGASRLSTGTMDFAIEYGIGLEQFFEYFKLAPELRFSHGLVNLFNPTNNAAGVGISKLTTHSVTLYLNFE